In Brachypodium distachyon strain Bd21 chromosome 2, Brachypodium_distachyon_v3.0, whole genome shotgun sequence, one genomic interval encodes:
- the LOC112271077 gene encoding uncharacterized protein LOC112271077 codes for MYQARVALFETSRATELCMNKRTAVFKGLLGKYKKLAASHETLKAERESQTGDNAQVAELLKRVAEVQDEKTRLVDQHREEITQLQPQIAAQAEAHQTEVNRLTSALYSQADEKIRLEDEVKKCKALAAQLETRATSAELEDAEKAAPLKVVQCDVIKIDSMLMKFFPTSVEHAQETVKIARRKRDPAVAAGEPFEWDLVDHLVRIASRVKPLKSFGVDMLNAGIRAFRTLWPGEEAPTDIPDLAKRLLEMESRLNDWRESVARIGADEALSFVLSWCDGINLDVLQSMRAGSPYLTDPELVAKRKERAYSFIQYADVHMFVEGPTSEAEAEMTDGDEEAADEETAV; via the exons ATGTACCAGGCCCGGGTGGCCTTGTTCGAGACGAGCCGAGCTACCGAG CTTTGCATGAACAAGCGCACTGCAGTCTTTAAGGGGCTCTTGGGCAAGTATAAGAAGCTGGCGGCGTCGCACGAGACCCTGAAGGCTGAGCGCGAGAGCCAGA CCGGGGACAACGCCCAAGTGGCGGAGCTGCTGAAGCGTGTCGCCGAGGTTCAAG atgagaagactcggctggTCGATCAGCATCGGGAAGAAATTACCCAGCTGCAACCGCAGATCGCGGCGCAGGCCGAGGCGCACCAGACCGAGGTAAACCGACTCACATCGGCCCTCTATTCGCAAGCTGATGAGAAAATCCGCCTGGAAGACGAGGTGAAGAAGTGCAAGGCGCTCGCTGCCCAGCTCGAGACtcgcgccacctccgccgagttggaggatgccgagaaggCCGCCCCGCTCAAGGTCGTCCAGTGTGACGTCATCAAGATCGATAGCATGCTGATGA AGTTCTTCCCCACATCTGTTGAGCATGCTCAAGAGACCGTGAAGATCGCCCGCCGGAAGAGGGATccggcagtggcggcgggggagccCTTCGAATGGGACTTGGTGGACCACCTGGTGAGGATCGCGAGCCGGGTGAAGCCACTCAAGTCGTTCGGCGTCGACATGTTGAACGCCGGTATCCGAGCCTTCCGCACGctgtggccgggagaagaagctcctaCGGATATCCCGGACCTGGCAAAGCGCCTGCTGGAGATGGAGTCCCGGCTAAACGACTGGAGGGAGTCGGTTGCGCGCATCGGtgctgacgaggcgttgtcGTTCGTACTGTCATGGTGCGATGGCATTAACCTCGACGTGTTGCAGTCGATGCGAGCCGGCTCCCCCTATCTGACGGATCCGGAGTTGGTGGCCAAGCGCAAGGAGcgggcctactccttcatTCAGTATGCCGACGTGCATATGTTTGTAGAAGGCCCAACATCTGAAGCCGAAGCCGAGATGACGGACGGCGACGAAGAAGCAGCGGACGAAGAAACTGCTGTGTAG
- the LOC100835404 gene encoding soluble inorganic pyrophosphatase has translation MSQDNGANGNSGAGAGDKDQEEPKRQTPRLNERILSSLSRRSVAAHPWHDLEIGPQAPAVFNVVVEITKGSKVKYELDKKTGLIKVDRILYSSVVYPHNYGFVPRTLCEDNDPIDVLVLMQEPVLPGTFLRARAIGLMPMIDQGEKDDKIIAVCADDPEYHNLNNLSDLSPHRLQEIRRFFEDYKKNENKEVAVNDFLPADDARNAIQHSMDLYAQYIMQSLRR, from the exons ATGAGCCAGGACAACGGAGCCAACGGAAattccggcgccggcgccggcgacaaggaccAGGAGGAGCCGAAGCGACAGACGCCGCGGCTCAACGAGCGGATCCTCTCCTCGCTGTCCCGGAGGTCCGTCGCCGCCCACCCCTGGCACGATCTCGAGATCG GTCCTCAGGCTCCGGCGGTGTTCAACGTGGTGGTGGAGATCACCAAGGGGAGCAAGGTCAAGTACGAGCTCGACAAGAAGACTGGCCTCATCAAG GTTGACCGGATCCTGTACTCGTCCGTGGTGTATCCTCACAACTACGGCTTCGTTCCCCGCACGCTCTGCGAAGACAACGATCCCATCGATGTCCTGGTCCTCATGCAG GAACCGGTCCTCCCCGGCACCTTCCTCAGGGCCAGAGCCATCGGCCTCATGCCTATGATAGATCAG GGAGAGAAAGATGACAAGATCATAGCCGTCTGTGCCGATGATCCCGAGTACCACAACTTGAACAATCTCAGTGATCTTTCTCCACATCGCCTCCAGGAAATCCGAcgcttcttcgaagact ATAAGAAGAATGAAAACAAAGAGGTGGCTGTCAATGATTTCCTGCCCGCTGATGATGCCCGTAATGCCATCCAGCACTCCAT GGATCTGTATGCTCAATACATTATGCAGAGCCTAAGGCGGTAG